In Nocardia sputorum, a single genomic region encodes these proteins:
- a CDS encoding ATP-binding protein, translated as MARTPPRRPVVAALGQRPPEPSDMRPPMPLTRTVSLRWRVTLLAASVVAIAVAVTSIAAYALVARALYDDVDAQLRSRSTAVIASNPYGFNNLNLMVAAAFYDDTGIALIYPDLRRWLPPQSTDPPVGPQELAVARGERSSSLRTDGNQRVLAVYTNTGATLVISQRLDRTREVLDRLAWLLFVVGGCGVVLAAAAGTAVGRTGLRPIARLTAATERIARTDDLTPIPVTGDDELARLTESFNTMLRALTESRDRQRRLVADAGHELRTPLTSLRTNMELLIASSRPGAPRIPDEDMAGLRADVMAQIEELSTLVGDLVDLAREDAPETVYERVDLGEVVERALERARRRRAGIEFVADLRPWFVYGHEAGLARAVLNVLDNAAKWSPAGAQVRILMRESGPGLLELSIDDAGPGIPPAERELVFERFYRVMSSRSMPGSGLGLAIVKQVVTKHGGTIAIDTSQRGGTVVRIVLPGEPGAPASD; from the coding sequence ATGGCACGAACCCCGCCCAGGCGCCCCGTCGTCGCCGCCCTCGGACAGCGCCCGCCCGAGCCCTCGGATATGCGCCCGCCCATGCCGCTGACGCGGACGGTCTCGCTGCGGTGGCGGGTGACCCTGCTGGCCGCGTCCGTCGTGGCGATCGCGGTGGCGGTCACCTCGATCGCGGCCTACGCGCTGGTGGCGCGCGCGTTGTACGACGACGTGGACGCCCAGTTGCGCAGCCGGTCCACGGCGGTGATCGCCAGCAACCCGTACGGCTTCAACAACCTGAACCTGATGGTCGCCGCCGCGTTCTACGACGACACCGGCATCGCGCTGATCTACCCCGACCTCCGGCGCTGGCTGCCGCCGCAATCCACCGATCCGCCGGTCGGCCCGCAGGAGTTGGCCGTCGCGCGCGGCGAGCGCAGTTCGTCGCTGCGCACCGACGGCAATCAGCGCGTGCTGGCGGTGTACACCAACACGGGTGCCACGCTGGTGATCTCGCAGCGGCTGGACCGCACCCGGGAGGTGCTCGACCGGCTCGCCTGGCTGTTGTTCGTCGTCGGCGGTTGCGGCGTCGTGCTGGCCGCCGCGGCGGGCACGGCGGTCGGCCGGACCGGGCTGCGGCCCATCGCGCGGCTGACGGCGGCCACCGAGCGGATCGCCCGCACCGACGACCTGACTCCGATCCCGGTCACCGGTGACGACGAACTGGCAAGGCTCACAGAGAGTTTCAACACGATGCTGCGCGCGCTCACCGAGTCGCGCGATCGCCAGCGCAGGCTGGTCGCCGACGCCGGGCACGAACTGCGCACGCCGCTGACCTCGCTGCGGACCAATATGGAGTTGCTCATCGCGTCCAGCCGGCCCGGCGCTCCGCGCATACCGGACGAGGACATGGCCGGACTGCGCGCCGACGTGATGGCCCAGATCGAGGAGTTGTCGACGCTGGTGGGCGATCTTGTCGATCTCGCCAGGGAGGACGCGCCGGAAACCGTCTACGAGCGGGTGGATCTGGGAGAGGTCGTGGAGCGCGCCCTCGAGCGCGCCCGCCGCCGCCGGGCCGGCATCGAATTCGTCGCCGATCTGCGCCCGTGGTTCGTCTACGGGCACGAGGCGGGCTTGGCTCGGGCGGTGCTGAACGTGCTGGACAACGCGGCCAAGTGGAGCCCGGCGGGCGCGCAGGTGCGCATCCTCATGCGGGAGAGCGGTCCGGGCCTGCTCGAGTTGTCCATCGATGACGCCGGTCCCGGTATCCCGCCGGCGGAGCGGGAGTTGGTGTTCGAGCGCTTCTACCGGGTGATGTCGTCGCGGTCGATGCCGGGCTCGGGTCTCGGGCTGGCGATCGTCAAGCAGGTGGTGACCAAACACGGCGGCACCATCGCCATCGATACCTCGCAGCGCGGCGGTACCGTGGTGCGCATCGTGTTGCCGGGCGAGCCGGGCGCGCCGGCGTCGGATTGA